From a single Paenibacillus sp. FSL W8-0426 genomic region:
- the pheA gene encoding prephenate dehydratase has product MKRIAVLPEGSVSHEAIEFLFNGEPLELYHSKLISDVFRATDNGKTQYSVIPIENTIEGSVSLHMDWLVNEVDIPMQAEWVYPSIQNVIGHGSEFATGDGGYDFGKITKIMSHPVAIPQCQNFIRTYSPEADLEGVNSTAEAVELVKKNPGKGWAAIGTKLAAKKHGLDIMAERVTDHDNNYTRFVLIGHEPVQIPREPDHVKTSLLVTLPEDAPGALHQVLSAFAWRKLNLTRLESRPTKKRLGSYYFYIDVEETVDSVLLTAAMAEIEALNCQVRVLGSYPCYTYPSLKTT; this is encoded by the coding sequence ATGAAAAGAATCGCCGTGTTACCTGAAGGATCGGTTTCCCACGAGGCTATTGAATTTCTGTTTAATGGAGAACCGCTGGAATTGTACCATTCCAAATTGATTTCCGATGTGTTCCGCGCAACAGACAACGGAAAGACCCAATATAGCGTGATCCCTATCGAAAATACGATCGAAGGCTCGGTCAGCCTCCACATGGATTGGTTAGTCAATGAAGTCGATATCCCCATGCAAGCAGAATGGGTCTATCCTTCCATACAAAACGTGATCGGGCACGGGTCTGAATTTGCAACAGGCGACGGAGGGTATGATTTCGGCAAAATCACCAAAATCATGTCACACCCCGTTGCGATTCCGCAATGCCAAAACTTCATCCGTACTTATTCCCCTGAAGCAGATCTTGAAGGGGTGAACAGTACGGCCGAAGCGGTGGAATTGGTCAAAAAAAATCCGGGCAAAGGCTGGGCGGCCATCGGCACAAAGCTTGCGGCGAAGAAACACGGCCTGGACATCATGGCGGAACGGGTTACGGACCATGACAACAACTATACTCGCTTTGTGCTCATCGGCCATGAGCCGGTGCAAATTCCGCGGGAACCGGACCATGTCAAGACAAGTTTGCTCGTCACGCTTCCGGAGGATGCTCCAGGGGCGCTGCATCAGGTGTTATCGGCATTTGCATGGCGGAAGTTGAACCTTACCAGGCTGGAATCGCGTCCGACGAAAAAAAGGCTGGGGAGTTACTACTTTTACATTGATGTAGAAGAGACGGTAGACTCCGTGCTATTAACGGCGGCCATGGCCGAAATCGAGGCTTTGAATTGCCAGGTGCGTGTTCTTGGAAGCTACCCTTGTTATACCTATCCTTCGTTGAAGACGACCTGA
- the thrB gene encoding homoserine kinase, whose product MSMNQKVVVKVPASTANLGPGFDTLGMALSLYAWLEMKPADKTVFHLHGDNLNGLPSDKTNLIYAVAQMVFREAGVPVPELEVSMFSDIPLTRGLGSSASAIVGALAAANALIGSPLTDAKLFDMATSLEKHPDNVGASLYGGVVVAAWDGTRVEHIRIEPHQDLQALVVVPDFQLSTSKARDVVPDRFSKGDLVYNVSRSSLLVAALAGGRLDMIHAAMKDRVHQPYRASLVPGMAEILEHAADHGALGAALSGAGPTVLTLVDRHDPRKTGLEQYLLDTMKREGIAASALWLDPDLDGVTVLSDQENSPFLDIVRGEINA is encoded by the coding sequence ATGAGCATGAATCAAAAAGTTGTTGTAAAGGTGCCTGCAAGCACGGCCAATCTGGGTCCCGGGTTTGATACTCTAGGCATGGCATTGTCATTATATGCATGGCTGGAAATGAAGCCGGCGGATAAGACCGTTTTCCATTTGCATGGGGATAATCTGAACGGTTTGCCATCCGACAAGACCAATTTGATCTATGCGGTTGCCCAAATGGTGTTCCGCGAAGCCGGGGTGCCTGTTCCGGAGCTGGAAGTCTCCATGTTCTCGGACATTCCGCTTACCCGCGGGTTAGGCAGCAGCGCTTCCGCCATCGTTGGCGCGCTTGCTGCGGCGAACGCTTTGATTGGGTCCCCCCTGACGGACGCTAAATTGTTTGATATGGCGACGTCGTTGGAGAAACATCCCGATAATGTTGGAGCCTCCCTGTATGGAGGGGTTGTTGTTGCAGCTTGGGACGGAACGCGGGTAGAACATATCCGAATCGAGCCTCATCAGGATCTGCAGGCACTTGTCGTTGTGCCCGATTTCCAGTTGTCCACCTCGAAAGCCCGTGATGTAGTTCCTGATCGATTCAGCAAAGGGGATCTGGTGTACAATGTGAGCCGATCTTCGCTGCTTGTTGCCGCTTTGGCCGGCGGACGTCTGGACATGATCCACGCAGCAATGAAGGATCGGGTACATCAGCCTTACAGGGCATCGCTTGTGCCGGGCATGGCTGAGATTTTGGAGCATGCTGCGGATCATGGGGCTTTGGGCGCTGCGTTGAGCGGAGCCGGACCGACGGTACTGACGCTGGTGGACCGACATGATCCTCGCAAGACCGGTTTGGAGCAATATTTGTTGGATACAATGAAGCGCGAGGGCATTGCTGCTTCCGCGTTGTGGCTTGATCCTGACCTGGACGGGGTGACCGTGCTTTCAGATCAAGAAAACAGTCCTTTTCTGGACATCGTCAGAGGAGAAATCAACGCATGA
- the rplU gene encoding 50S ribosomal protein L21, with translation MYAIIETGGKQYKVQEGDVLFIEKLAANDGESVTFDRVLAVSSEQGLTAGTPVVSGATVTAKVEKHGKGQKVVVYKYKPKKNYHVKQGHRQPYTKVIIEKINA, from the coding sequence ATGTACGCAATTATTGAAACAGGCGGCAAACAGTACAAAGTTCAAGAGGGCGATGTTCTGTTCATCGAGAAATTGGCTGCGAACGACGGCGAAAGCGTAACGTTCGATCGTGTCCTGGCTGTATCCAGCGAGCAAGGTCTGACTGCAGGAACTCCAGTTGTATCCGGAGCAACTGTAACAGCTAAGGTGGAGAAGCATGGTAAAGGTCAAAAGGTTGTTGTATACAAATACAAACCGAAAAAGAACTACCATGTGAAGCAAGGTCACCGTCAACCGTACACTAAAGTAATCATTGAGAAAATCAACGCGTAA
- the ilvE gene encoding branched-chain-amino-acid transaminase translates to MSEQWIYLDGQFVTKENATISVYDHGFLYGDGIFEGIRIYNGNIFRCKAHLDRLYDSAKSIALNIPLSYDEMLDAVAETVRRNEMRNGYIRLIVSRGAGNLGLDPTRCPKASVIIIVEQLAIYPEEAYLTGLKAVSVSQRRNIPDALNPKIKSLNYLNNVLVKIQSNYAGVGEAIMLNSQGYVTEGSSDNIFIVKNSVVYTPPCYLGALEGITRQAIIDLCGELGFELKETPFTLHDVYVADEVFFTGTAAEVIAAYEVDGRTIGAGVAGPVTLRLLEAFRQIVDKDGHKVWEA, encoded by the coding sequence ATGTCAGAGCAGTGGATTTATTTGGACGGTCAATTTGTAACCAAGGAGAATGCAACCATATCCGTGTACGATCACGGTTTTTTATACGGGGATGGCATTTTTGAAGGAATCCGCATTTACAATGGCAATATTTTCAGATGCAAGGCCCATTTGGACCGTTTGTACGATTCCGCCAAATCCATTGCGTTGAACATTCCGTTGTCGTATGACGAAATGCTTGATGCTGTGGCTGAAACCGTGCGCCGCAACGAGATGCGCAATGGATATATCCGTTTGATTGTATCGCGTGGAGCAGGTAATTTGGGGTTGGATCCGACACGTTGTCCGAAAGCTTCCGTGATTATCATCGTGGAGCAGCTCGCAATTTATCCGGAGGAAGCTTATTTGACGGGGTTAAAGGCCGTGTCCGTATCACAACGACGCAATATCCCGGACGCGCTGAATCCGAAAATCAAATCCCTGAACTACCTGAACAACGTATTGGTTAAAATCCAATCCAATTATGCGGGTGTTGGCGAAGCGATTATGTTGAACTCCCAAGGGTACGTAACCGAGGGATCGAGTGACAACATTTTTATCGTGAAAAACAGTGTTGTTTACACGCCTCCTTGCTATCTGGGAGCTCTGGAGGGGATTACACGTCAAGCTATTATCGACCTTTGCGGCGAACTTGGATTCGAGTTGAAAGAGACTCCGTTCACGCTGCATGACGTGTATGTTGCGGACGAGGTGTTCTTCACGGGGACTGCTGCTGAAGTCATTGCGGCATACGAAGTGGATGGAAGAACCATCGGTGCAGGTGTAGCCGGCCCTGTGACACTGAGGCTGCTTGAAGCGTTCCGTCAAATCGTTGACAAAGACGGCCATAAAGTGTGGGAAGCTTAA
- the rpmA gene encoding 50S ribosomal protein L27 produces the protein MLKLNLQLFASKKGVGSTKNGRDSRSKRLGAKRADGQAVTGGSILVRQRGTKIHPGTNVGIGKDDTLFAKVDGVVKFERWGRDRKKVSVYPVDVAPVAAAVEA, from the coding sequence ATGTTGAAATTAAATCTTCAGTTGTTCGCATCGAAAAAAGGTGTGGGTTCCACGAAGAACGGACGCGACAGCCGCTCCAAACGCCTTGGCGCTAAACGTGCTGACGGTCAAGCCGTGACTGGTGGAAGCATCCTGGTTCGTCAACGCGGAACCAAGATCCACCCAGGAACTAACGTGGGAATCGGCAAAGACGACACTTTGTTCGCCAAAGTGGACGGCGTTGTTAAATTCGAACGTTGGGGCCGTGACCGCAAAAAAGTTAGCGTCTATCCTGTAGATGTTGCTCCAGTAGCAGCTGCAGTAGAGGCGTAA
- a CDS encoding ACT domain-containing protein has product MNERYYLVREDILPEAVVKTMQVKELLASGDVKTVHEAVEQVGLSRSAFYKYKDGIHLINQLERERIVTISIDLEHQSGILSKVLGHVAGYGANVLTINQSIPLQGRANVVISVETSHLHGEIGEMLERMQELPGVRRTRIVGQG; this is encoded by the coding sequence ATGAATGAACGCTATTACTTAGTACGAGAAGACATTTTGCCCGAGGCAGTCGTGAAGACGATGCAAGTGAAGGAGCTGCTCGCTTCAGGGGATGTCAAAACGGTGCATGAGGCCGTAGAACAGGTAGGATTGAGCCGTAGTGCGTTTTATAAATACAAAGATGGAATTCATTTGATCAACCAACTCGAGCGCGAGAGAATCGTGACCATATCCATTGATCTGGAGCATCAGTCGGGCATCCTGTCCAAAGTATTGGGGCATGTGGCCGGCTATGGAGCCAATGTGCTTACCATTAACCAGAGTATCCCCCTCCAGGGAAGGGCCAACGTGGTGATTTCAGTCGAAACGTCGCATCTGCATGGCGAAATCGGGGAGATGCTGGAACGGATGCAGGAACTGCCTGGTGTTCGTCGTACGCGGATTGTAGGCCAAGGTTGA
- a CDS encoding Spo0B domain-containing protein, which translates to MKSWKRVPWIAACSLLIPLVFIMLYPAAVSIVAYALWSVVVLLVSLAAMRKQADAERRAIIQSLEERAISSLNHHRHDWMNDLQVLYGYLRMGKLDKSLQCVERIKERVQEESRISKLGIPSLVFYLQSFRASGAALDLHVEVEENLQLGALVSPEDGESLTCAIADAIRAYQYGGGRSSWGEVRKLTLSFGQDHGDVVVRLDGDQTPDPETIKQLDAVLKGKKVRTEQLPSEDTFIQFRMSCEV; encoded by the coding sequence ATGAAATCTTGGAAAAGAGTGCCGTGGATTGCGGCATGTTCACTTCTGATTCCTTTGGTTTTCATCATGCTGTATCCGGCGGCCGTATCGATCGTTGCATATGCATTGTGGTCCGTCGTTGTGCTGCTGGTTTCGCTAGCTGCGATGAGAAAGCAGGCGGATGCGGAGCGCAGAGCCATTATACAATCGTTGGAAGAAAGAGCGATATCGTCGCTGAATCATCACCGGCATGATTGGATGAACGACCTTCAGGTATTGTATGGATACCTTCGAATGGGCAAGCTTGATAAATCATTGCAATGTGTGGAAAGAATAAAAGAACGGGTTCAGGAGGAAAGCCGGATTTCCAAACTGGGCATTCCTTCACTCGTATTTTACCTTCAATCCTTCCGCGCGAGCGGGGCTGCGCTCGATTTGCACGTGGAAGTGGAGGAAAACCTGCAGCTTGGTGCTCTGGTCTCTCCCGAGGATGGCGAGTCACTAACATGCGCAATTGCGGATGCCATCCGTGCCTATCAGTATGGCGGCGGCCGGTCGTCTTGGGGAGAGGTTCGCAAACTGACCTTGAGCTTTGGACAGGATCACGGGGATGTCGTTGTGCGGCTGGACGGGGATCAGACGCCCGACCCGGAAACGATAAAACAGCTTGATGCCGTACTCAAAGGAAAGAAAGTCAGAACGGAGCAACTTCCGTCTGAAGATACGTTTATCCAATTCAGAATGTCGTGTGAGGTATAG
- a CDS encoding LysM peptidoglycan-binding domain-containing protein, with the protein MKIHMVKKGDTLYLLSKKYNVSLEKIIAANPQIADPDKLDVGMKVKIPAEPVTPNLDGVLHSHKVQQGDTLWKLSQAWGVPLKSMLEANPQLKNPNALLVGETVYIPSVQGQGGAATGSNASNSAADEKLSPEGKEYTGVKENTEVIENPVMPAPAPAPVTEPQAEAPIVSSPPEVNQELPNVMPNSEIVPQLPVMPEVEPSKQTEIKKEVLYQAEIKPLPEYTMPKLSPEANVMPVLPNAAWPAEQAVKSPCGCGKKLLHAPVEYPYAQVPVPAQEAYNVEPNAAHSATGSNENLGFPGIHQVNPYATEGQISNYSWPDHSHNPVMPNEISGVNSFPQSPASHVNSPFTPYSVGAQENQPPMISPYSILPYPPCGCGGHVHAQHYTFPVHQYQSPSWTMYDPYGVNPTGMAPAMTSAHPAEYTYQNPYPVQNMVPPAPLGAFGEMYPSGSKGKKGDHDVNLSHSDAEKEELFIKEDASKQEPATKSKAAKRRAGKSNAKRPSKASVSSKAQNERKSAMAKRNASSKNRAPWIRK; encoded by the coding sequence GTGAAAATACACATGGTGAAAAAGGGCGACACCCTGTATTTGCTTTCCAAAAAGTATAATGTGTCGCTTGAAAAAATTATTGCGGCCAATCCGCAAATCGCTGATCCTGACAAATTGGACGTTGGCATGAAGGTCAAAATTCCTGCTGAGCCCGTGACGCCAAATCTGGATGGGGTGCTGCATAGTCACAAGGTGCAGCAGGGGGATACGTTATGGAAGCTCTCGCAAGCTTGGGGAGTTCCGTTGAAGAGTATGCTCGAAGCAAATCCGCAGCTTAAAAATCCCAATGCACTCCTTGTCGGTGAAACGGTGTATATTCCTTCGGTACAAGGTCAAGGAGGGGCTGCGACTGGCAGCAATGCATCCAATAGTGCAGCCGACGAGAAGCTTTCCCCAGAAGGCAAGGAGTACACAGGGGTGAAGGAAAACACGGAGGTTATCGAAAATCCGGTAATGCCTGCTCCGGCTCCAGCGCCTGTAACCGAACCGCAGGCAGAGGCTCCCATCGTGTCTTCCCCGCCGGAAGTCAATCAGGAGCTCCCCAATGTAATGCCTAATTCGGAAATTGTGCCTCAACTGCCTGTAATGCCTGAAGTGGAACCGAGCAAACAAACTGAAATTAAAAAAGAAGTATTGTATCAAGCTGAAATCAAGCCTCTGCCTGAGTACACCATGCCGAAACTCTCTCCTGAAGCAAACGTGATGCCGGTCCTGCCGAATGCAGCATGGCCAGCCGAGCAAGCGGTAAAATCGCCCTGTGGTTGTGGTAAAAAATTGCTTCATGCGCCTGTAGAATATCCTTATGCACAAGTTCCCGTTCCCGCACAAGAGGCGTACAATGTTGAGCCGAACGCAGCTCATTCAGCAACAGGAAGTAATGAAAACCTTGGTTTTCCTGGAATCCATCAGGTGAATCCGTATGCCACGGAGGGACAGATATCGAATTATTCGTGGCCTGACCACTCGCATAATCCAGTAATGCCGAATGAGATTTCCGGTGTGAACAGCTTTCCGCAATCGCCAGCATCGCATGTCAATAGCCCGTTTACTCCTTATTCTGTAGGGGCACAGGAAAATCAGCCGCCGATGATTTCGCCATACTCCATCCTTCCATACCCTCCATGCGGTTGCGGAGGTCATGTGCATGCTCAACATTACACATTCCCAGTTCATCAATATCAGTCTCCATCTTGGACTATGTATGACCCGTACGGAGTGAATCCTACCGGGATGGCTCCTGCAATGACTTCAGCTCACCCGGCAGAGTATACCTACCAGAATCCGTATCCTGTGCAAAATATGGTTCCTCCGGCTCCATTAGGTGCGTTCGGGGAGATGTACCCTTCTGGAAGCAAGGGAAAAAAAGGTGATCATGACGTCAATTTAAGCCATTCCGATGCTGAGAAGGAAGAACTGTTCATTAAGGAAGATGCAAGCAAGCAGGAACCGGCGACGAAGAGTAAAGCTGCCAAAAGAAGAGCCGGAAAATCCAATGCAAAGAGACCAAGCAAAGCTTCGGTTTCGTCAAAAGCACAAAATGAACGTAAGTCGGCAATGGCGAAGCGTAATGCAAGTTCGAAAAACAGAGCTCCCTGGATCCGAAAGTAG
- a CDS encoding homoserine dehydrogenase, producing the protein MKPVKVGLLGLGTVGTGVVRIVEGNQEDLSSQVGSPIVIEKIAVKNTEKDRVIPIDRAKLTENPWDVIRHPDIDVIVEVMGGIDRTKEYILEALERGKHIVTANKDLMALHGSEILAKAQEKQCDVFYEASVAGGIPIIRTLIEGFSSDRITRIMGIVNGTTNYILSKMSQEGASYEEVLAEAQALGYAESDPTSDVEGLDAARKMAILATLGFRTNVELKDVAVKGISSVTREDITYAKRLGYEMKLLGIADREGDEISISVQPTMVRQNHPIASVNGVFNAVYVHGEAVGETMFYGAGAGELPTATSVVADLVAVIKNLKLGVNGLKAIVPYKQKRLQSDEQIVSKNFILLHVDDKAGVLAQITQVFAEYNVSLASVVQQPNEHNPDAEIIIVTHNASKASMDKVLKHFESLSVIRRIKSVYRVEG; encoded by the coding sequence GTGAAACCGGTAAAAGTGGGACTATTGGGTCTCGGAACAGTAGGGACAGGGGTTGTTCGTATTGTGGAAGGCAATCAGGAGGATCTCAGCAGCCAAGTGGGATCGCCGATTGTCATTGAGAAAATCGCGGTGAAAAATACGGAAAAGGACCGTGTCATTCCTATTGACCGTGCCAAGCTGACGGAAAATCCCTGGGATGTCATCCGCCACCCGGATATCGATGTGATCGTAGAAGTAATGGGGGGGATCGATCGGACGAAAGAGTATATTCTGGAAGCTTTGGAGAGAGGCAAACATATCGTTACGGCCAATAAAGACCTGATGGCTCTGCATGGATCGGAAATTTTGGCAAAGGCACAGGAGAAGCAGTGCGACGTGTTCTATGAAGCGAGCGTGGCCGGAGGAATCCCGATTATCCGCACGCTGATCGAAGGCTTTTCTTCCGATCGGATTACCCGCATCATGGGGATCGTGAACGGAACGACGAACTATATTTTGAGCAAAATGAGCCAGGAAGGCGCTTCTTATGAGGAAGTGTTGGCCGAGGCGCAAGCGTTGGGATACGCTGAATCCGATCCTACGTCAGATGTCGAAGGACTGGATGCCGCACGGAAAATGGCCATCTTGGCAACGCTTGGATTTCGGACAAACGTGGAGCTCAAGGATGTCGCCGTAAAAGGCATTTCGTCGGTGACCCGTGAAGACATCACCTACGCCAAACGTTTGGGCTATGAAATGAAACTGCTCGGCATTGCCGACCGCGAGGGCGACGAGATCAGCATTAGCGTACAGCCGACGATGGTCAGACAGAACCATCCGATTGCCTCGGTCAACGGCGTATTCAATGCGGTTTATGTCCATGGCGAAGCCGTGGGTGAAACGATGTTTTACGGGGCGGGCGCAGGCGAATTGCCAACGGCAACTTCCGTTGTGGCTGACCTTGTGGCTGTGATCAAAAACTTGAAGCTGGGAGTCAACGGCCTTAAAGCTATCGTTCCCTATAAGCAGAAACGTTTGCAAAGCGACGAACAGATCGTATCCAAAAACTTTATTCTGCTGCATGTGGATGACAAAGCAGGTGTGTTGGCACAGATTACGCAAGTCTTTGCTGAATACAACGTTAGCCTTGCTTCGGTTGTTCAACAGCCGAATGAGCACAATCCGGATGCAGAAATCATTATCGTGACGCATAATGCAAGCAAGGCAAGCATGGATAAGGTGCTTAAGCATTTTGAATCCTTGAGTGTCATACGCCGAATCAAGAGCGTATATCGCGTAGAAGGTTAA
- the obgE gene encoding GTPase ObgE encodes MFVDKAKIYVKGGDGGDGIVSFRREKYVPEGGPAGGDGGKGGDVIFRVDEGLRTLMDFRYQRHFKAKRGEKGRNKSQHGANAENMVVRIPPGTIVMDEDTGEVLADLTRHGQQVIVAKGGRGGRGNIRFATPNNPAPELAENGEEGEERYIVLELKVMADVGLVGFPSVGKSTLLSVVSAAKPKIGAYHFTTITPNLGVVAVDEGRSFVMADLPGLIEGAHEGIGLGHEFLRHVERTRIIIHVVDMSGSEGRDPFEDWQKINEELKQYNPLLAERPQIVAANKMDMPDSEENLEQFLKQVREVQPDIEVMAISSLTRKGISELLYRAADLLDQVPEEVTVDEVAEVSERKVYSLDKKEDEGFRIVRENDIFVVHSAKIDRMMKRMQLNSHEAILKLARTLRHMGVDDELRKRGAEEGTIVRIGDFEFEFVESSSYY; translated from the coding sequence ATGTTTGTAGATAAAGCGAAGATATATGTCAAAGGCGGAGACGGTGGAGACGGGATTGTTTCCTTCCGCCGGGAAAAGTACGTACCTGAAGGAGGACCTGCAGGCGGTGACGGGGGAAAGGGCGGCGATGTGATCTTCCGCGTGGATGAAGGGCTTCGTACCCTGATGGACTTCCGTTACCAGCGCCATTTCAAAGCGAAACGCGGAGAAAAGGGCCGCAACAAAAGCCAGCATGGAGCCAATGCGGAAAATATGGTCGTGCGCATACCACCAGGTACAATCGTAATGGATGAAGATACCGGAGAAGTGCTTGCGGACCTTACACGTCATGGTCAGCAAGTTATCGTGGCTAAAGGTGGACGGGGAGGACGCGGCAACATTCGCTTCGCTACGCCGAACAACCCTGCGCCCGAACTTGCGGAAAATGGCGAGGAAGGCGAAGAGCGCTATATTGTGCTGGAACTGAAAGTGATGGCGGATGTTGGCCTGGTCGGTTTCCCGAGCGTGGGCAAATCGACGTTGTTGTCCGTCGTCTCGGCGGCGAAGCCGAAAATCGGGGCATATCATTTCACAACCATCACGCCAAATCTGGGCGTTGTAGCCGTGGATGAGGGCCGCAGCTTCGTGATGGCCGATTTGCCTGGACTCATTGAAGGAGCGCATGAGGGCATCGGGCTGGGGCATGAGTTTTTACGCCATGTCGAGCGTACCCGCATCATCATTCATGTAGTGGACATGTCCGGTTCCGAAGGACGCGATCCGTTTGAAGATTGGCAGAAGATCAACGAAGAATTGAAACAGTACAACCCGCTGCTTGCGGAAAGACCGCAGATCGTCGCGGCAAACAAAATGGATATGCCTGATTCGGAAGAAAATCTGGAACAATTCCTGAAACAGGTTCGCGAGGTCCAACCGGATATTGAAGTTATGGCGATATCTTCCCTCACGCGGAAGGGCATTTCAGAGTTGCTTTACCGTGCCGCCGATCTGCTGGATCAAGTGCCGGAAGAAGTCACGGTGGACGAAGTGGCCGAGGTATCCGAACGCAAGGTATACAGCTTGGACAAAAAAGAAGACGAAGGGTTCCGCATCGTGCGGGAAAACGATATCTTCGTTGTGCATAGCGCCAAGATTGATCGCATGATGAAGCGCATGCAATTGAATTCGCATGAAGCGATCCTCAAGCTTGCACGCACGCTGCGCCATATGGGCGTAGACGACGAACTGCGGAAGCGCGGGGCCGAAGAAGGCACCATTGTGCGCATTGGCGATTTCGAGTTCGAATTCGTGGAAAGCAGCAGTTATTATTAA
- a CDS encoding ribosomal-processing cysteine protease Prp translates to MIIVQIFRNGEGSIEKFSIQGHANYAKRGEDIVCAGVSAVTVGTVNSIEALTGVEMNSKMKNGFLSASMPTLNKDEDRSQVQLLLESMVIMLTSIAESYGKYIKIEQFNN, encoded by the coding sequence TTGATTATCGTTCAAATCTTTCGCAATGGTGAAGGCAGTATAGAGAAATTTTCGATCCAAGGGCATGCCAATTATGCCAAGCGGGGAGAAGATATCGTTTGTGCCGGAGTTTCTGCCGTTACGGTAGGTACGGTCAATTCCATTGAAGCGTTGACGGGTGTCGAGATGAATTCCAAGATGAAAAACGGTTTTCTGAGCGCCTCCATGCCAACGTTGAATAAGGATGAAGACAGGTCTCAGGTGCAATTATTGCTCGAATCCATGGTGATTATGCTCACTAGTATTGCAGAGTCATACGGGAAGTATATTAAAATAGAGCAGTTCAATAATTAA
- a CDS encoding BofC C-terminal domain-containing protein, whose product MNTFKLRKQLKRRWRRWKRTAWMAVALITITVLAGSGLSISSHVQRLLTTHFGEAKAVMGLAEPEAQVTEKAQMVLKQLGTDPHRLTRVVLETRYICGIETEQLGRLTNSQLEALLLQHPEWEPELKSTDLVQISQQIDDLSPLCKEKAYISVDAVGNLNLYEGRPTKEKVIRTFFQMDVGSLESSLPEGVLEQLQQGIRVQDKDEYNSVISTFSDYALDREYEAAQPVQSGG is encoded by the coding sequence GTGAACACATTTAAGCTCAGAAAACAATTAAAGCGACGTTGGCGTCGATGGAAACGCACAGCATGGATGGCTGTAGCTTTGATAACGATCACGGTTTTGGCGGGTAGTGGATTGTCCATCTCTTCGCATGTTCAGCGGCTGCTGACAACCCATTTCGGTGAGGCTAAGGCTGTTATGGGGCTTGCCGAACCGGAAGCACAGGTGACGGAAAAAGCGCAAATGGTGTTGAAGCAATTGGGAACGGACCCACATCGGTTAACTCGGGTTGTCCTCGAGACACGTTATATTTGCGGGATTGAAACGGAGCAGTTGGGGCGTTTAACGAATTCACAGCTAGAAGCATTGTTGCTTCAGCATCCTGAATGGGAGCCTGAATTGAAAAGTACTGATCTTGTTCAAATCAGTCAACAGATTGACGATCTTTCACCGTTGTGCAAAGAGAAGGCGTATATCAGCGTCGATGCCGTAGGGAATTTAAATTTATATGAAGGACGTCCAACCAAGGAGAAAGTCATCCGGACATTTTTTCAAATGGATGTGGGTTCCCTCGAATCTTCTTTGCCGGAAGGGGTATTGGAACAATTGCAGCAAGGGATACGCGTACAGGACAAAGATGAATATAACAGTGTGATCTCCACATTTAGCGATTATGCCCTCGATCGGGAGTATGAAGCAGCACAGCCTGTGCAAAGCGGTGGGTAA